tagaTTTTCCCATGCTAGTATTTGATTCCAGTTCCCTTTCCCCAGCCATACAGACAGCCTCTGCCAGCCTCTGTCCCTCTCATCACAGGCTGCCTTTACCCAGAGAATTTATACAAATGTACCTGAgcatatgcacacacaggcacacatttGCCTGTTTAGGATATTCCAGTATGCAAAAATCTAATAAGGTGAAGGATGAGCCTGCATTTGATCACAGTACTTTGTATGCAGGGCCCTGACTAGACACTCAAGAGGAGGcttaaaaggagaaaacataatCCCTGAATATAGAGAAATCTGCTGAATAGGGAGATGGGCAGTCCCGTGGGAAACACCCAGCAAACGTCCACAGAGTAGCAGGTCATTGGTGCCAAGTAGTGCAGCATTTATCCTGAGGGGACGCAAGTAGTTaggagtgtgtatatgtgtggagGATAATCATAAAGGTAATCTGAAGGGGGTGAAGATTGGATCATCTTGAACAGAGAACGTGGAATAAGAGGAACACATGGCGTAACCTAACAATTGCTGTGCAAAGACGAGGGCAGCCATGGAGTCAGGCTGAACCAAGAGGAGTGGAAGAGCGTTGTTGAAAGGCTTTGAATGTTAGGTAGGATTCTGTGGGGTGAGCAATAGGGAGTCATCACTAGTCCTCAAGGAAACGTTGGATCCTTGCTGATTTAACCACAGGGGGAGTGGGGAATATGCTAGAGTGAAAAAAACAGACCTGTTTCCTGTGGCAAGGGCTGTGCCCGGAAGATAGGACTGGAGGGCAGGTTGGATCCAGTCCTGGCTCTGTCCCTGACAGGCGGGGTATGGGACTGATAATTCccccttagttttctcatctgagaaaGGAGACTACCTTGAGTGGTTGCCAGAATACCCTCCAGATCTGCCATTCTGTGTTCCTGAGTAACTACCATGCCTTACCAGTGGCTGTGTTTTGTGGGACCTGCCAAGACCATTCAGTCATTAAGTCAACAAACataaacacctactgtgtgccagtcagGGACAGTGAGGAAAATACAGTGGGGATAGGATATCAGAGTGAGCAAAAACAGGCAAAGTCCCTGCCCCTTAAAGTTTAAGGTCTAGTGGAGGCAGCAGATAATTTCATTGATTCTGAGActcacattttaacatttcttgtcaaaatacatcttttttattaatttttttttgacagactACGTGTGTGCCTGCgtatgggaggggcaaagagagagggagagggagagagagagagagtcttaaccttaagcgggctccacacccagtgccgaatccaacatggggcttgatctcctgccatgagatcatgacctgagccaaaatcaagagtcggacccttaactgactgaggcacccaggcaccccacagataACATCTTAAAATCGATGAAGCATCATAATTTAAGTGTCAGCATTTGGATTTTATTAGTGCCACCTAAAATAATCCTACAATCAGCATTGTGcaaaaaactgtaaaattccaGTGGGTAATTGCTAAAGGGGGAGGGTACACGGTACACGAACATGTAAAAGAGGGCTCTGACTAGCCTGGTCCACTGGGTTGGGAGGGAGCCTTTCCTGAGGAGGCGGTGATTGACAGATGTGAGACCTGTAGGCTAGGTGTATGGGGTTGGCAGGAAGTTGTGCCTGGCTAAGATGCATGCCTGACATGGGAGAACTGAGAGGAGGTGAGGGTGGCCAGATGGAGCACAAACCCAGGAGCTCAGCGTGGATGAGGCTGGCACAGCAAACCTCCCACAGCCTTCCAGGCCTTGGGTAGGGGTTTTGGTCTCCACCCTGAGAACAGTGAGAGCCGtcaaagaattttaagcagggagTAACGTGGTCTGAGGTGCATTTTGATGAGCTTGTTATGGCTGCTGATTGGAGCGGATGTGAGGAGACTACTACAGGAGGTTGGATGAAAAAAAGGGGTGGTAGggtggaggaggaaatggagagaagtggatggATTCAAGAAATGTGTATGAGGCACAATTAGCAGGACTCCATGACATAGTGACAAGGAAGAGGGAGGTGTGGAGAATGACTCACTGGTTTCTATCTTAGACAACTGTATGGTTGGTGGTGCCAATCTCAGATGGGCAACTCGAGCCTAGGAGGGCCCAAAGATGGTTATGCAGCATCTGGGAGGTCAGACCTCCCAGGGCCAGTGTGGCACAGAGAAATGGATTTCCTCCCATATTGATTAGTTTCTGATTTTTCACGCTAAGGACAGTCGCGAGCAGGAGCAGGTCTGAATACAGGGCCAGAGTAGGTGAACACTGAAAGAGGTGATTCAAGTTGGAATAGTTATGCCCTTTTCTCCTTAGGACAAGATGAGCGGAAAAAGGAAGGACAGATATTGCTAGAGGTAGAGATTAAAAAACATCTTCAAATGCTGAGCCTTCTTGGCATAGGGGTCATTGGGTAAGTAGGGAAATTGGGCAGCAGTGAGGTGTCTCCTCTTCAGCCAGCTACCACCTTTCCGTAGAGCTCCTTCCTCCCTGACACCTTCTAACCTTCAAGCAAaaaggaggaagggcagggctgTTGGCTGCATCTCCAAGCCTCAGTtcacttgaaaatatatatatatatatatttgaataggGGGTATAATCACATGGCTACAAAGGGTATACATACAGTGAGAAATTTCCCTTCCCACTTCTGTCCCCCTTCTACTGATTTCTTGTATGTCATCTTTTCGCTCCAGTTTTCATACAAATGATCCAACTTTGctgtactttgcttttttttcccacttattaACGTATTTAGAGATGGCTCCTATCAAGATAATGAGCatcttcattttttatgactatatagtattccattatatgtttGCGTATAATTTCATAGTTACCTagtgatggatatttgggctgatTCCAGTCTGTGTTTACGAATAATATGGAATGGAAACACATATGTAATTTTGGCCATGTGGGGctatatttatagaatgaattttCAGAATTAGGGGTGTTTGttccttcatttgttctttcttacattcattcaatatttattgagtacccattatgtgccagacactatcaGGTACCAGGAGTCCAGCTTTCAACAAGTCAGACATGATCCCTGTTCTCATGGAATGTTATTATACTTTAGtaaggggataataataataattaccaaaCTGTTATACGCACCAAGAAACTTAGAAGGGAATCAGAATAAATTGGAAGGGATCTGCTTTAAATAGTCAGGAAGTCTTTTTAGAGCAAGTGATATTTAAGCCAACCACTGAAGGATGGGATGTGGCAGCCGGTAGGTGTAGGACAGGGAGACCTAGGCTGTTCAGAGTATCAGCCACAGGAGATGGGTTTGGGATCTATAGGGGAGGGGGAGTAGAGCTAAAGAGGAGGGGGTGATTGGGAGTGGGAGGTCTCAGAGTGAGCGAGTGACTAAAGATGAGGCCAGTTGTGGGAGGCTGGCAGTGAAGAGAGGAGGCTAGTGCTTATGAAGGCATAGTGACTATTCACAGGGCTTTGGGTTTGAATCTAACTGGGTGAATTCAGGTAGGGAAATGGGAAAAGAGGTCACTTCCTCCCGGGATACTTTGGGAATGAGAGGCCTCTGCTGAAGGTTTGAGGGAGGTTCAGCCTTTGCCCACAGACGGGAGAATGGATGAAAAGCCTTGGGAAGAGCTAGTCTGTGCCTGCGGTACAGCTGCCTCCATCTTTTCTGTGGCTTTGGCAAaataaagatgacttttttttaaagtttttttttttttaacgtttatttatttttgagagacagagcatgagcaggggaggggcagagagagagggagacacagaatctgaagcaggctccaggctctgagctgtcagcacagagtctgatgcggggcttgaactcacgagctgtgagatcatgacctgagctgaagtcggatgcttaactgactgagccacccaggtgcccctaaagatgaCTATTGAAGGGGCATGGCCCGCTGGCTCTTGGCTGGTGGAAGAGAGTAGACCTAGCGAGGGCTCAGAGCCGGGCATGGGCAGGAAACTGGGCCAGGAGACCCTTTCTCTGAACTTTGTGCTCCTTTTTCATCCTCACCGCTCTGCTTCCCTTCTGCAAAAGCCCATCTCTTTGCCCATCCTGGGTCCTATGACTTTTCTCTCCCTCAACAGTCGGTTCCCGATTCTGGTCCCCGGCCCCCAGCAGcgcctgcccccttcccaccgGGGCCCCCCATGATGCCACCACCCTTCGTAAGTTTCATGTCTTTCCCTGGGCTTGGCTTTTCCAGCCTGCAACCCCCAGCTCCCCAGTCCCCAGCGCTGCTGCCTCGCCAGCACGGTTTTGTGTAATGCCCCCTCTGCTGCCCTTGGTAAAGGGGTGGTGTTGCTTGGGCATTGGGGTGGGATGAGCTGCTGTTAAGCATCCAGTCCATAAAGCTGACAGCTCCCCCTTTGTCTTTTTGTCCTTGGGATGCAGTGGGGCTGGGGTAGGAGAAGTGGAAGGGAAAAGACCCTGTTAGTGTGAGGGCGTGGCAGGGCTGCCTTTCTCTTTCACTACTCCTTATCTCTGTTCTTTCGATACGCCACAGAAGGCAGACTGAAATAGCGGCTGGTGGACACAGAGTTGGAGAAAAAGGGATGGGAGGCAGGGGACTGGGGGATTTGGGTACCTGGAGTCCTGCCTTGTGGCCCTTACTCTGAGAGGCCTCTCTGGGGAGAATTGGCGAGGAGGTGGAGCCTTCCAGCCACGGTCTGGCGGCAGTTAcacttcccttttccctctcccttccctaccTCTGAAGAAGTTGTGTGCTTGCTTGTTAGACCCAGAagaccctctccccctcccccccagttaTCAGTCTTTCTCAGTGGTGAGGAGCAGGCAGTTTCATGCTTTGTGCTTCTCAAACTAAAGCCTTGAAATTGCCtcagagctggggtggagggtcaAGAAGGGTGGGAGACAAGTCGATATTCCCTGATAGGTCAAGGCAGTGCCTTCTCTGCTCAGTATCcattcctttcctcattttcagATGCCCCCTCCAGGAAtccccccaccctttcctccaATGGGACTACCTCCCATGAGTCAGAGACCGCCAGCCATCCCCCCAATGCCACCTGGCATCATGCCCCCAATGCTTCCACCAATGGGGGCGCCACCACCACTCACACAGGTAATCAATCCTCTCTCCTCACCAGTGCCTCAGAAAACCTGTGAGCCTAGCTGGGGGTAGGGGTTAGAGTGGGCATCTGGACTTCAGAAAgtaaggggagaagagagggagcttTGGCTAGGCCCATGAGGATTTGTCTGCTGAATGACTGGAGAACACTCTTCGGCTAGGCCGAGAGCCCAGAAGCCGGGGATTGTCTGAGGGAGTGCCCATGTGAAGGTCATGGCCCCAAATGGGATCTCTCAGGAGCCTGCCTAGCCTGTGCCTGCCCTCACCTTGGTAGctggtttttgtcttctttgtatCCCTAGATACCAGGAATGGTACCTCCCATGATGCCAGGAATGCTGATGCCAGCGGTGCCTGTCACCGCAGCGGTAAGCACTGGGGACcagcaggaagcaggctctgcactgcagccCTGTGGGTCTGATTTGAAGTACAGGGATATGGCCtccattctttccctcttctcatcGGATCCACCCTGGTCCTGGCAACACTCCCCACACTCAAGTCCTCCTCTCCAGCCATGTACTCTGCTCTTCTAGTTTCTCGCTCATCCCCAGCGGCATGTACATTCTCTCTTGTTACTTCTCGCCGTGCCCAGCTTCCTTAAGGAACACATTCATGGCTGACACTACTGTCGCAGAGCTAGCACTGTGGACACTCGAATACAGTCCCCTCTtcacatcttctttgtctctGAAGGAAGAAACGGCACCTGGGGATCTCACCGTACCTTCTTGTGCCATTGCTCAATATAGTAGAGTCTGGGTAGGATGTGGCATTTGGCATCCACTATGGAAGAGGGGTCTCAGAGGTTGACTCAACAAAATACTGTCACCTGAGGAAGACAACAGAGCTGCTACGCAGTTCCCCTTAGGGTCCTAGAGCCACGGCCCCAGAGGGTGGGGGATGCCTATTAGGGAGCAGAGGTCCCTGGGAGCAGGACACATGGATCCTGGCCTGGCCTGCTTCTTCATCCCCCATGGCCTGGGTCCTGGGGGCCACTGGGCTTGGCCCCaacccttccccctcctctttcttcgGCAGACGGCTCCGGGTGCGGACACAGCCAGCTGTGAGTCTTCTGGGGGTCTGCACACCCCAGGCTCGGAGGTTGGGGGGtacaggggagaggggaacatGGACTAGAGCCCACCCTGGATCATGCCTGTTGGGATGCCAGGGGGCCTGGGATGTTGATGGGACCAGGGGATATTTATTGGGGTTGGAGTAAGGGAGGAATAGGTGGGATAAGATGGGGATTGGAGCAAGGACTTAATGTTTCCTTTGGCTTCTTTTCTAGCTGCTGTGGCTGGGACAGGCCCTCCGGTGAGTTCTTCCAGCTCAGGGGTCTCTGGGTTGAAAGGCTGAAAGTTGGGGGGCTGATGGTTAAATCTTTGGGGTGAGGAGGAGAAGCTTTGGGAAAGGAGCCTTGACCACcattctgtgccccccccctccccagagggcCCTGTGGAGTGAGCATGTGGCCCCTGATGGGCGCATCTACTACTACAATGCTGACGACAAGCAGTCCGTGTGGGAGAAGCCCAGCGTGCTCAAGTCCAAGGCAGAGGTCCTGAGCGGGGCTTTCTGGCCCTTCCTTTCAGCTGCCCTGACCCCTCCCAAGTTCTTGGCTTCCCCTGAGTCTTTAACCATACACATGGTTCCTCTGATCCCAAGATCCCTAACCACCCCCCAACCTCCCTAGGATCTCAGGAAATCTACCTTCCCCCATGTTGTGCGAGGGCAGGTGGTAACTAAAAACTCCTACGTCCTCTATTCACTGTATCCCCTTAGCTCCCCCAATTGTGGCTAGAGGGCATGCCCAGTCCACTGATGTCCTCTGCCCATCCTCTTGCAGTTGCTGCTGTCTCAGTGTCCCTGGAAAGAGTACAAGTCAGACACGGGCAAACCTTACTACTATAACAACCAGAGTAAGGAGTCTCGCTGGACCCGGCCCAAGGACCTGGATGAcctggagggtgaggagggggtgggCCTGGGCTGTGGTTCTGGGGGGTGGCACTTGCCACCCTGTGACCACGTTATCTTTTCCCATTGCAGCTCTAGTCAAACAAGAGGCTGCAGGGTGAGTGACTTGCCCACCTATCCGTCCAAATTTGGGGGCCACCCGAGGGGTGGGAGTGAACCCTCTCTCCATGGTCCCTGCTCCGTGGAAGAGCCAGCTGTCAGTCTCCTTGTGGAGTGGTCTGCTCTGGCCCCAGTCCTTCGCAGGATAGAGACCAGCTGGTCCgactccctgtctctgctctACTTGTGGACACTGCCCTTCTGGCTCATCTGTAGGAAGCAGCAGCCGCAACCACCTCAGCCCCAGCCTGAGCCCCCACCTGTGCCGCCCGGCCCCACCCCTATGCCTCTGGGCCTTCTAGAGCCTGAGCCAGGTGGCAGTGAAGATTGCGATATGTCAGAGGCTGCCCAGCCTGTGGAGCAAGGGTTTCTGCAGCAGCCGGAGGAGGGCCCCAGCAGGTGAGGGCTGCCCCCTGAGACATTCCAGATACTGGCCTCGAGCTCCCAACCTAGTTCAACCCTTGAATTCTGCCAGGCCTCTTGGGAAGGGTGTGAAGATCTGGGCTTGGCCTCTGAAGGGCAGAAAAGGGCTGCTCTGGGGAGCCAGGAGAGGGTGGTATGCTGCTGATCGCATAGGGCACTGAAACTGTGGGGCCTGGGAGATGGCTGTGGCTGAGTCCCCTTTGCCCCCCAGTGCTGCTGGACAGCATCAGCCACcgcagcaggaggaagaggaatcaAAGCCAGAACCAGAGAGGTCTGGCCTCAGTTGGAGCAACCGGGAGAAAGCAAAGCAGGCCTTCAAGGAGCTGCTGAGGGACAAGGTGCGGGGGTGGGGCTCCCAGGGTAGgcctggagggggctggaggtgggCAGGCCCCGTGACCCCTGCCTGCTCCATTCTAGGCTGTCCCCTCCAACGCCTCGTGGGAACAGGCCATGAAGATGGTGGTCACCGACCCCCGTTACAGGTAGGCCTGGGCAGAGGGAGCCAGGCCCTCCAGACCATGTTTGTGAGAGCAGCTGGGCTAGGGCCTCCCTGAGAAGCCCAGCTGAATACTCAGGCCCCAGGGGCCTGAGTCAGGAGAGCGATAGAAGGGCAAGGGTGTAGGGAAAAGAAGCTGgagggcctcctggaggaggaggggaaaggtaTCTGATATgagatattcaataaatgcttgttgaattgaattgattGGAACTGAATTAATTGGGGTGAGGGGGCTGGAAAGGGTGGAGGCCTGACTGCACCTTGAGCAAAAGGGCCCAGTGTTAGCGGAGTCTTCCCCTgactgcctcccacccctcccctcatccCAGAGACCCATTTTGCCTCCTTGCAGCCTGCTGTGCCCATGCATGGACCCCTCACTCAGATCTGTCTGCCATGACCCTGCTTGGTGGCTGTGCAGGGTGGTTCAGGCTGACTCCCCTATCCCCATCCCGCTCCCACCCTCTTCCACCCCAGTGCCTTGCCCAAACTGAGTGAGAAAAAGCAGGCATTCAATGCCTATAAGGCGCAgcgggagaaggaggagaaggaagaggcccGGCTAAGGGCCAAGGAGGCCAAGCAGACCTTGCAGCATTTCCTGGAGCAGCACGAACGCATGACCTCTACCACCCGCTACCGGTCAGGGggcctggctggggtggggcctgggaaccCTGAGAACATGCGGGCCCAGGGTCTCTGTTCCCTGCTTACCTACCCATGGGCCGTATACTCCACAGGCGGGCAGAACAGACCTTTGGGGAGCTGGAGGTATGGGCTGTGGTCCCTGAGAGGGATCGAAAAGAGGTTTATGATGATGTCCTCTTCTTCCTGGCCAAGAAGGAGAAGGTAACAGTCACTGGCTGGATCCATTAGCCTGTCTCACTTTAGATTGTTCATGTCTTTGCATCCTTATGGACCCTGGCCATTCATTTCTCCACTGTGCCAGGGTCCCAGCTCCTTACTCAGAAGCTGGTATGGCACTTGCACATCTCCCTGTTTCTGGTCTGGGCCTATAGCCTGGGTACGGGAGGGCAAGAAAGCATCTATGAGGGGTTGGTCTGTAAcctgtgccccttcccctttctgggAGCATGAAAGTCTGGAGTCTGGCCCTCCTAGGTTCCCTAGCTACCTGCCTTCCCTGAATGCTCCTCTGTCCAGGCCCACTTGAGTAGCTCCGACCTATCCTACCTTGCCCTGACCCTGACACTGTGGCTCCCCAGGAACAGGCCAAGCAGCTCCGGCGCCGCAACATCCAGGCCCTGAAGAGCATCCTGGATGGGATGAGTAGTGTCAACTTCCAAACCACATGGTCCCAGGCCCAGCAGTACCTCATGGATAACCCCAGCTTTGCTCAGGACCACCAGCTGCAGAGTAAGCCCGGGTCTCCGTTCctgcctgtcccttcccctttcctcacaGACCTGGGACCCCACTCTCCAGACAGGAGATGGAGAATGCTGGgtcactccctcctcccctctggtgtCCACTGTTGACCTAGACATTGTATGTCCTTGGAGGAAGAGCTCTAGGATAAGTGTCAGAAGACCAGGAGATGATTTTTATAACTCATGTGAATATGGTCTTAAATTGTCATGGCACTGTGGGCCTTAACTGGTCACGTGTGTTACAGTGAGCTGTTGTTGGCCTGTAATCACTGGTAATATCAGAAATTTATCTTCTGAACTTGCATCAGAGTCTGACTGATTCCCAGTTCTAGAAAACCTCAGATCCTGAGATTACTGGTTTCATATGATTACTTCCAGTAACTGAATTCACAAGAGCTGAATAcatgctaatttttttcttctacatgaATGAACCCTCCCCCAGAACCACCATTCCAGCAGCTCTCCCACATAGCCCTCTGGCCCTCTTGCCCACCACCCTGGGTGACCCTGGCATCTACCAAGGCAGCATCCTTGAACACTGGGGGTGCTGGGGTCTGTGAGGGTGTCCCACTAGTGCGGTACAGGctgagcctcccccccccccaacccctgcactTAGACATGGACAAGGAAGATGCACTGATCTGCTTTGAGGAGCACATCCGAGctttggagagggaggaggaggaggagcgggagCGGGCCCGCCTTCGGGAGCGGCGTCAGCAACGCAAGAACCGGGAGGCCTTCCAGGTATCTTTGTTGCCCACTAGATTGGAACTCTGCTCTGCTCTGGACCATAACCTCTTTGCCCATGCCCTGCCTCCTCTCAGCTAGGCCCACTGTTTCATCTGTGTCTCGTCCTGTCCCACCTCCACGAGGCCTCTCTGTGCCTGCAGTTCTGCTCCTGCTGTGTCCCCTCAACTCTGGGCCTTGCTCCTCTAGGGAGACTAGATGTATGCACCACCCAGAAACTGCCAGCAGAGAGCACCCTAAAGGCATAGCTTGGCAGCTCAGCCAAGTTCATTTCCTTTTGGTAGGGAGCCAGATAGGCATAGCTAGCTTGTCCCCCAgcttggaggtggtggtggtggtggcgggttACTGAGATGTGTCACTTTGGGAAGCTGAAAGCAAAAACTACAGGAAGACCATGCTCCAGAcaagtttctatttctctgccttCTAGCCCAGCTTCTGCTCAAGTTTTAGTTCATTCCTGTCTGTATTTACATTCTCTGCATTTGCATTGCTGTCTGCCTCTCCATCTGTATCTCCTCATCTCTGCCTCCTTTGCCTGCATTTCCTCAATCTGGATTGTTCCTACCTCTCCCTACCATCTCCTCTTTTCCTCGTGTCTttggctctgcctctctccctgtctcactctCCCTGTAACTGGCCTCTCTCTGCTCAGACCTTCCTGGATGAGCTGCATGAGACAGGGCAGCTGCACTCCATGTCCACCTGGATGGAGCTGTACCCAGCGGTCAGCACTGATGTCCGCTTTGCCAACATGCTGGGCCAGCCGGGTAAGGCAGCCAGGCTCCCCCTTCTCtagcctggcttcctgccctgcCAGCCTGTCTGCACCCCCACTCCCTCGTCCTGTCCTcgaccccacccccaggccttgGGAAGCTGCCGCCCgccaggcccccctccctccctccccccgcagGCTCCACCCCTCTGGACTTGTTCAAGTTCTATGTGGAGGAGTTGAAGGCACGATTCCATGATGAGAAGAAGATCATTAAGGACATTCTTAAGGTGAGGGAGGCCTGGGGTTGTGGGTGGATGCAAGCTGGGTGCAGGGCACACTCTCTGGACAGGACTTCCTGATAAGTCCTGTTTTGTAGGAGCATTGCAGCTCAGTTCAGCAGATATCTACTATGATCCCTTACTGTGCATTGGGGACACAGAAATAAGTAAGGTACAATTTCTATCTAGAAGGAGCTCATGGCCTTCCTATCTCATAGAAGATAGACGTGACACCTATTACACAGAGGGGCAAGCGCTATTACAGAGACAGGAACCCAAAGAATTGACATTTGAACTATACCTTTAAGAACAAGTAGGTGGAGAAGGATGGAGGTCCTGGGCATAGGATATTACAGGAGCAGAGGCAAGGGAGTGGAGACGCCCCGGCACGTTAGGCCATGGCACAGCTGATCATAAACTGGTAGCTCACAGATGTGTTCCTTCTGGCCTGTACAgtattttagaaaactttcaagtttgttgctaatattttaaaactgggaGGTTGCACGTAAAAATCTGAGtcttcagttcttttaaaaatatggattattggggcacctgggggtctcagttaagcacccgactcttgatttcggccgaGGTCacgatcctagggttgtgggattgagccctgcatcggctgtgcactgagtgtggagcctgcttaagattctctctccctctgcccctcggcccccagctcacgcgctctctctcaaaaaaacaaaatgtggattATCTGGCAGCACTGGCTGGTTTTGCAAGGCATTCAGTGGACTCAGGCTGAGACGCCATGCATGTCATCCTTATCGTCGTCACTCCTTATCACCTCCCTGGCGTGGCAGCGAGTTCAGCTGCCATTTACTGCTGTGCATGCACATTGCTTGTCTGACACTGGAGAGAGGGTTCTCAATGTCTGTGTCCATCAAAGGTAGAGAAGTGATAGAGACACTATAAGAGAGCCTTTTGTTTCAGAAGGAGAAAACCTAAGGAAAGTATATTTCTTTGTGGAAGTCAAGAACATGCAAATGCACTGGGGAGGCAGTATGCCCGGCAGTTAGGAGCAGCACCGTGGAGGCAGACTACTTGGGGCACAAGTCTAGCTTAACTGACACTTGTTAGTTGTGTGACCTGCAGCAGGCTCTTTAACcttcctcagcctcagtttcctcatctaaaaaatggGGGAGTTTTCCACCAACATACACCTAATTACCGAGGGGAATAACTTGGTACCTGGGGTGAAAAGGGTCTGAGACCAAAGCTAGGAATGTCCCACTGCACACACATTTCTTTGAGATCCGGTGTTTTGCTTTACAGATTCAGGTGTTGCATCTTAATGCcacattatttctctctttaatatAAACTTAATGTTTTAAAGTTACTTACCATTAGGTAAGACATACCATATGGTCTTGTGGcttcctctgtttctctggaacCACGCACCCCAGTTTGGAAGTAGAGCCCTATGTATAAAATGCCTTGAACGCTAAAATAAGAAAGTTGGATTTTTATCTTATAAGTTACAGGGAGCCAGGGTCAGATGATGTCCCGGAAGAGCCACTGGGTGAGTGTAGAGTAGTACCTCTCAGACTCAGTGCTTGTGTCCTTAGGGATTGATGGTGATAAGACAGTATTTGAAGCTTTGGGACACTGAAAGTCCTAGTGGCAAGTGGTTTAAACACATCTTGAGCTCGAGCCATCCTCTTCTGACTCACCCCAGCCTTCTCTCCCCTGCTGTTGGAGCCCTTTGGTAGAAAGGTTAGAGCAGCATGGGACTCTGGAGGCGGGGTTAGAGGTGCAGGAGGTGGCAGGGAGACCAGTCCGGAGGTAATCTAGGTGGGAGACAAGCTAGAGCTCCACAGGGAAAACAGATGAGGGAGAGCTGTAGTGCTCCAGCTGTGTTTCTGAGACCCCCTGAGTTTCCTTGGGGGCACCTtgggacagggaaggggagctggggcagggaggaatAAAGCAAATACCGTATTTTAAATAGGATTATCATgtaaagtataaatatttaatct
The genomic region above belongs to Prionailurus bengalensis isolate Pbe53 chromosome B4, Fcat_Pben_1.1_paternal_pri, whole genome shotgun sequence and contains:
- the PRPF40B gene encoding pre-mRNA-processing factor 40 homolog B isoform X1; amino-acid sequence: MSVPDSGPRPPAAPAPFPPGPPMMPPPFMPPPGIPPPFPPMGLPPMSQRPPAIPPMPPGIMPPMLPPMGAPPPLTQIPGMVPPMMPGMLMPAVPVTAATAPGADTASSAVAGTGPPRALWSEHVAPDGRIYYYNADDKQSVWEKPSVLKSKAELLLSQCPWKEYKSDTGKPYYYNNQSKESRWTRPKDLDDLEALVKQEAAGKQQPQPPQPQPEPPPVPPGPTPMPLGLLEPEPGGSEDCDMSEAAQPVEQGFLQQPEEGPSSAAGQHQPPQQEEEESKPEPERSGLSWSNREKAKQAFKELLRDKAVPSNASWEQAMKMVVTDPRYSALPKLSEKKQAFNAYKAQREKEEKEEARLRAKEAKQTLQHFLEQHERMTSTTRYRRAEQTFGELEVWAVVPERDRKEVYDDVLFFLAKKEKEQAKQLRRRNIQALKSILDGMSSVNFQTTWSQAQQYLMDNPSFAQDHQLQNMDKEDALICFEEHIRALEREEEEERERARLRERRQQRKNREAFQTFLDELHETGQLHSMSTWMELYPAVSTDVRFANMLGQPGSTPLDLFKFYVEELKARFHDEKKIIKDILKDRGFCVEVNTAFEDFAHVISFDKRAAALDAGNIKLTFNSLLEKAEAREREREKEEARRMRRREAAFRSMLRQAVPALELGTAWEEVRERFVCDSAFEQITLESERIRLFREFLQVLETECQHLHTKGRKHGRKGKKHHRKRSHSPSGSESEEEELPPPSLRPPKRRRRNPSESGSEPSSSLDSVESGGAALGGRGSPSSRLLLGSDHGLRKAKKPKKKTKKRRHKSNSPESETDPEEKAGKESDEKEPEQDKDRELRRAELPNRSPGFGIKKEKTGWDTSESELSEGELERRRRTLLQQLDDHQ
- the PRPF40B gene encoding pre-mRNA-processing factor 40 homolog B isoform X6, whose amino-acid sequence is MSVPDSGPRPPAAPAPFPPGPPMMPPPFMPPPGIPPPFPPMGLPPMSQRPPAIPPMPPGIMPPMLPPMGAPPPLTQIPGMVPPMMPGMLMPAVPVTAATAPGADTASSAVAGTGPPLLLSQCPWKEYKSDTGKPYYYNNQSKESRWTRPKDLDDLEALVKQEAAGKQQPQPPQPQPEPPPVPPGPTPMPLGLLEPEPGGSEDCDMSEAAQPVEQGFLQQPEEGPSSAAGQHQPPQQEEEESKPEPERSGLSWSNREKAKQAFKELLRDKAVPSNASWEQAMKMVVTDPRYSALPKLSEKKQAFNAYKAQREKEEKEEARLRAKEAKQTLQHFLEQHERMTSTTRYRRAEQTFGELEVWAVVPERDRKEVYDDVLFFLAKKEKEQAKQLRRRNIQALKSILDGMSSVNFQTTWSQAQQYLMDNPSFAQDHQLQNMDKEDALICFEEHIRALEREEEEERERARLRERRQQRKNREAFQTFLDELHETGQLHSMSTWMELYPAVSTDVRFANMLGQPGSTPLDLFKFYVEELKARFHDEKKIIKDILKDRGFCVEVNTAFEDFAHVISFDKRAAALDAGNIKLTFNSLLEKAEAREREREKEEARRMRRREAAFRSMLRQAVPALELGTAWEEVRERFVCDSAFEQITLESERIRLFREFLQVLETECQHLHTKGRKHGRKGKKHHRKRSHSPSGSESEEEELPPPSLRPPKRRRRNPSESGSEPSSSLDSVESGGAALGGRGSPSSRLLLGSDHGLRKAKKPKKKTKKRRHKSNSPESETDPEEKAGKESDEKEPEQDKDRELRRAELPNRSPGFGIKKEKTGWDTSESELSEGELERRRRTLLQQLDDHQ